The following proteins are encoded in a genomic region of Sorangiineae bacterium MSr12523:
- a CDS encoding PQQ-dependent sugar dehydrogenase, with product MKLRTILLLLPGTLFSGFAGCSSSDSPGGGAVDGGGDAPGPAPVNCTGSARYDAWVSDPRLCVSIFATGLGEARQMAFAPNGDLFVNNGRIVALWDADGNGTSETNEQSTFASAPGLNHGLAFSRDGRFVYASSDTTVYRWAYSPGLRQANGAAEVVVRGIPGGGSHNSRTLVFDSRGRLYVNVGSAENVDIANTATRAQVRRFTIPDTIPSGGIDYASGEVAAHGMRNEVGLYVDAQDRLWGAENGRDNLTDPDFGGDIHTDNPGEEINVVDGNGSSFFGYPFCYSEYALSTGKGPGTEWADPSLPDAARKTDAWCADRTNVHPPAFVMPAHWAPLGIVQYTGNSLPFAGDFIIGVHGSWNRSPAVGRLLARAHVENGSIISVDPIVGQKDSAGRLTQGAWDARPVDVRQGPDAAIYFSDDGGGRVFKVGYARP from the coding sequence ATGAAGTTGCGAACCATCTTGCTTCTCTTGCCAGGGACTCTTTTCAGTGGTTTCGCAGGCTGTAGCTCGTCGGACTCGCCGGGTGGCGGTGCCGTCGATGGTGGTGGCGACGCTCCGGGACCGGCGCCGGTGAATTGCACGGGGAGCGCGCGTTACGATGCGTGGGTCTCCGACCCGAGGTTGTGTGTGTCCATCTTTGCCACGGGGCTGGGCGAGGCGCGGCAGATGGCCTTTGCGCCCAATGGCGACTTGTTCGTCAACAATGGTCGCATCGTTGCTCTGTGGGATGCGGACGGGAATGGGACGAGCGAGACGAACGAGCAGAGCACCTTTGCCTCGGCACCGGGTTTGAATCATGGCCTTGCGTTCTCGCGGGATGGGCGCTTCGTGTACGCTTCGAGCGACACGACGGTGTACCGATGGGCGTACAGCCCCGGCCTGAGGCAGGCGAACGGTGCGGCCGAGGTCGTGGTCCGGGGAATTCCCGGCGGCGGATCGCATAACTCTCGCACCTTGGTGTTCGACTCCCGCGGGAGGCTTTACGTCAACGTGGGCTCTGCAGAGAACGTCGATATTGCCAATACGGCGACGCGCGCCCAAGTGCGAAGGTTCACCATCCCCGATACCATTCCATCGGGTGGTATCGATTACGCATCGGGCGAGGTGGCCGCGCATGGAATGCGCAACGAGGTTGGCCTGTATGTCGACGCACAAGATCGACTCTGGGGAGCGGAAAACGGGCGCGACAACCTGACCGATCCCGATTTCGGTGGCGACATTCACACGGACAATCCCGGCGAAGAGATCAATGTCGTCGACGGCAACGGTTCGTCGTTCTTTGGATATCCGTTTTGCTACAGTGAATATGCCCTTTCGACCGGCAAGGGGCCGGGAACGGAGTGGGCCGATCCTTCGCTGCCCGACGCGGCGCGAAAGACCGATGCATGGTGTGCCGATCGAACCAACGTGCACCCGCCCGCATTCGTGATGCCGGCCCACTGGGCTCCGCTCGGGATTGTGCAGTATACAGGCAACTCGTTGCCCTTCGCGGGGGACTTCATCATCGGCGTCCATGGCTCATGGAATCGATCCCCGGCGGTAGGACGATTGTTGGCGCGGGCCCACGTGGAGAATGGCTCCATCATCTCCGTCGATCCCATCGTCGGCCAAAAAGACAGCGCCGGCCGGCTAACCCAAGGAGCATGGGACGCACGCCCGGTGGATGTGCGGCAAGGGCCTGATGCGGCCATCTACTTCTCGGATGACGGCGGCGGCCGCGTCTTCAAAGTGGGTTATGCGCGGCCGTAG
- a CDS encoding beta-lactamase family protein, producing MKLTFAAGLIALSLSTALFGCAEPKPRVQTTSTSSSKVAVPSAESDALARRVDAVLDAAVAEGRIVGTVAIVAKDGAIVYRRAAGFADREGHVRMREDTPFRLASMTKPIVSATALALVDRGALHLDDPVTKYLPNFRPHLADGRVPVITVRQLLTHTSGLNYGFFEPNGEGPYHRERVSDGLDQPGLSLEENLTRLGRTPLLFEPGTKWNYSLSTDVLGAVIAKAGGAPLPDLVARFVTGPLGMDASFSPPADPARLAVPYADGKPRATRMSDPQLVPLFDGAVSFSPSRVFDARSYASGGAGMVGTADGYIKFLEAVRTGAGKVLSPASATAFTTNQVGNLEAMQPGGKWGFSFGLAVLKTPDPTMPSHPGTLQWGGAWGHSFFVDPTEKLSVVVLTNTAFAGMIGAFPDAVRNAVYGTK from the coding sequence ATGAAATTGACCTTCGCCGCCGGCCTCATCGCGCTTTCTCTTTCCACGGCACTTTTCGGATGTGCGGAACCGAAGCCTCGCGTGCAGACGACCTCCACGTCGTCCTCGAAGGTCGCCGTGCCGAGTGCCGAGAGCGATGCCCTCGCGCGCCGGGTCGATGCCGTGCTGGACGCGGCCGTTGCCGAAGGACGCATCGTGGGGACCGTGGCCATCGTCGCGAAGGACGGGGCCATCGTCTATCGACGGGCCGCAGGCTTCGCCGATCGCGAGGGCCATGTGCGGATGCGCGAAGACACGCCATTCCGCCTGGCCTCGATGACCAAGCCCATCGTGTCGGCGACGGCGCTCGCCCTGGTCGATCGCGGCGCGCTCCATCTCGATGATCCGGTGACGAAGTACCTGCCGAACTTCCGCCCGCACCTCGCCGACGGCCGCGTGCCGGTCATCACGGTGCGGCAGCTTCTGACGCACACGTCCGGCTTGAACTACGGCTTTTTCGAGCCGAACGGCGAGGGCCCGTACCACCGCGAGCGCGTTTCCGACGGGCTGGATCAACCGGGTCTTTCGCTGGAAGAAAATCTGACGCGGCTCGGCCGCACCCCGCTGCTCTTCGAGCCCGGCACGAAATGGAATTACTCGCTGAGCACCGACGTACTCGGCGCTGTGATCGCGAAGGCCGGCGGCGCCCCCCTCCCCGATCTGGTGGCCCGCTTCGTCACCGGGCCGCTGGGCATGGACGCGTCGTTCTCGCCGCCCGCCGATCCTGCGCGCCTGGCCGTGCCGTACGCCGATGGCAAGCCGCGCGCAACGCGCATGAGCGATCCGCAATTGGTCCCGCTCTTCGACGGGGCCGTGTCGTTTTCACCGTCCCGTGTCTTCGACGCGCGCTCCTACGCCTCGGGCGGCGCCGGCATGGTCGGCACCGCGGACGGGTACATCAAATTCCTCGAGGCCGTGCGCACCGGCGCCGGCAAAGTGCTAAGCCCCGCGAGCGCCACCGCATTCACCACGAACCAAGTTGGCAATCTGGAGGCCATGCAACCCGGCGGCAAATGGGGCTTCTCCTTCGGCCTCGCCGTCCTGAAGACGCCCGACCCGACCATGCCCTCGCACCCGGGCACCTTGCAGTGGGGCGGCGCCTGGGGCCACAGCTTCTTCGTCGACCCGACGGAAAAGCTCAGCGTCGTCGTCCTGACGAACACCGCCTTCGCCGGCATGATCGGCGCATTCCCCGACGCCGTACGAAATGCCGTTTACGGTACGAAGTGA
- a CDS encoding TetR/AcrR family transcriptional regulator, translating into MKSRGRPLSFDRRAALEAALDLFWRRGYDATSVAELTAAMKVTPPSLYAAFGSKKDLFLEAVSLYEQEHGLMTLRALQDEGCTAKEAFERCLFLLAESSTDPAHPTGCFIVLAATNCSADSQDIEKALRDRRCTSEKMLRDRIVRGIEQGELPATTDAAELAKFYGAVIQGIAVQARDGATREQLEGIARRALDAWPSPPESASKKKANGVKREHARSQRE; encoded by the coding sequence ATGAAATCCCGCGGACGACCCCTTTCGTTCGATCGACGGGCCGCTCTCGAGGCGGCGCTGGACCTGTTCTGGCGGCGGGGCTACGACGCCACCTCGGTCGCGGAGCTCACGGCGGCCATGAAGGTCACGCCCCCGAGCCTCTACGCCGCCTTCGGCAGCAAGAAAGACCTCTTCCTCGAGGCGGTTTCCCTCTACGAGCAGGAGCACGGCCTGATGACGCTGCGCGCGCTGCAAGACGAGGGGTGCACTGCGAAGGAAGCCTTCGAGCGATGTCTCTTCCTCTTGGCGGAGTCGTCGACCGATCCGGCGCACCCGACGGGCTGTTTCATCGTGCTCGCCGCCACGAACTGCAGTGCCGACTCGCAGGACATCGAAAAGGCGCTGCGCGACAGACGGTGTACGAGCGAAAAGATGCTCCGCGATCGCATCGTGCGCGGCATCGAGCAGGGCGAGCTGCCCGCCACCACCGATGCCGCGGAGTTGGCGAAGTTCTACGGCGCCGTCATCCAGGGCATCGCCGTGCAAGCGCGCGATGGCGCGACCCGCGAACAGCTCGAAGGCATCGCACGGCGCGCGCTCGACGCGTGGCCTTCGCCCCCCGAATCAGCCTCCAAGAAGAAAGCGAACGGCGTGAAGCGCGAGCATGCCCGAAGCCAGCGTGAATAG
- a CDS encoding AzlD domain-containing protein, with protein MNGTWLTLFAVGAATFAYRLSCIEFGSNLEAGVLGNPRARRLLRFVPPAAFAALVAPAIVVRDGTMLTNPLDPRLLAALVALVCALLTRSVLFTLASGMLALHAVRFLLGG; from the coding sequence ATGAATGGGACCTGGTTGACTTTGTTCGCCGTGGGCGCGGCTACGTTCGCCTATCGGCTTTCGTGCATCGAGTTCGGCTCGAACCTCGAAGCCGGCGTGCTCGGCAATCCGCGGGCGCGACGCCTGTTGCGCTTCGTGCCGCCCGCGGCCTTCGCCGCACTCGTGGCGCCGGCCATCGTGGTGCGCGATGGCACAATGCTCACGAATCCGCTCGATCCGCGTTTGCTCGCGGCGTTGGTGGCCCTGGTCTGTGCACTGCTCACACGCAGCGTGCTATTCACGCTGGCTTCGGGCATGCTCGCGCTTCACGCCGTTCGCTTTCTTCTTGGAGGCTGA
- a CDS encoding AzlC family ABC transporter permease gives MASPRWNEFLLGVRRELPMQLGVVPFGMIYGVLAVQSGMSPLAAQLSSVIVFAGSAQLVIAQMLAAGGSPLVILLTAIILNVRHVLYSASLGPHVGRLPRRWRMALAYLLTDEAYAVAIGRYVETAQAPPQPDARHWHFLGAGLTLWLFWNASTLLGVTFGAQLSPAWGLDFAIPLTFLALLVPSLGDGPSRVAALFGAIASVVLVAMPLKLGLFCAMLIGIAAGATWEVFMGGAKPSANPEGTRA, from the coding sequence ATGGCGAGTCCTCGATGGAACGAGTTTCTGCTCGGCGTGCGCCGCGAGCTGCCCATGCAACTGGGCGTGGTCCCCTTTGGCATGATCTACGGCGTGCTCGCCGTGCAGTCGGGCATGTCACCCCTCGCCGCGCAGCTTTCGTCGGTCATCGTGTTCGCCGGCTCGGCGCAGCTGGTCATCGCGCAGATGCTCGCGGCGGGCGGCTCGCCCTTGGTGATCCTGCTGACGGCGATCATCTTGAACGTGCGCCACGTGCTCTACAGCGCCTCGCTCGGGCCGCACGTGGGCCGGCTTCCGCGAAGGTGGCGCATGGCGCTCGCGTACCTGCTCACCGATGAAGCCTACGCCGTGGCCATCGGCCGATACGTCGAGACGGCGCAGGCGCCGCCGCAACCCGATGCGCGTCATTGGCACTTTCTCGGGGCGGGGCTCACGCTTTGGCTCTTTTGGAACGCGTCGACCTTGCTCGGCGTGACGTTCGGCGCCCAGCTTTCACCCGCGTGGGGGCTGGATTTCGCGATTCCCCTCACCTTCCTCGCCCTCTTGGTGCCCTCGCTGGGCGACGGCCCGAGCCGCGTGGCCGCGCTGTTCGGCGCCATCGCATCGGTGGTGCTGGTGGCCATGCCGCTGAAGTTGGGGCTCTTCTGCGCGATGCTGATCGGCATCGCCGCGGGGGCCACGTGGGAAGTCTTCATGGGCGGCGCGAAGCCGTCGGCGAATCCGGAGGGCACGCGCGCATGA
- a CDS encoding AraC family transcriptional regulator gives MSGHDETCGAEQARFWRDADLAGTEFLLARFVSHRFSPHCHDEYAIGMIEHGVEAYRYRGHNRVAEAGEMVIVEPGEAHTGEPGAPDGWQYRMFYIPTHLFERAAEAAGRTGLPHFGKTVINDPEVASAMRAMHVASQRGEPQLERESRFAGLLTTLVERYAEGVLQLPRHPARASAGVRRAIELAETSYAEPLTLGELARAAGLSDFHFARQFADATGMSPHRYVVQRRVTEACRLLRTRSAPAEVAMQVGFADQAHMTRHFKRTMGVTPARFAAR, from the coding sequence ATGAGCGGCCACGACGAAACCTGCGGCGCCGAGCAAGCGCGTTTCTGGCGCGATGCAGATCTCGCGGGCACCGAGTTTCTCCTCGCGCGCTTCGTCTCGCATCGATTTTCGCCGCACTGCCACGATGAATACGCCATCGGCATGATCGAACACGGCGTGGAGGCGTACCGCTACCGCGGACACAATCGCGTGGCGGAGGCCGGGGAGATGGTCATCGTCGAACCGGGCGAAGCGCACACCGGCGAGCCGGGCGCGCCCGATGGCTGGCAGTACCGCATGTTCTACATTCCGACGCACCTGTTCGAACGCGCCGCGGAGGCCGCGGGGAGAACGGGACTGCCGCACTTCGGAAAGACCGTCATCAACGATCCCGAGGTCGCCTCCGCGATGCGTGCGATGCACGTGGCCTCGCAACGCGGCGAACCGCAGCTCGAACGCGAGTCGCGCTTCGCGGGGCTGCTCACCACCTTGGTGGAGCGCTACGCGGAGGGCGTGCTCCAGCTGCCGCGTCACCCGGCGCGGGCCTCGGCGGGCGTGCGCCGCGCGATCGAGCTGGCGGAGACGAGCTACGCGGAGCCGCTCACGTTGGGCGAGCTCGCGCGGGCAGCCGGGCTGTCCGATTTTCACTTCGCGCGGCAGTTCGCCGATGCCACCGGCATGAGCCCGCATCGCTACGTGGTACAGCGCCGCGTCACCGAAGCGTGCCGCCTTCTTCGCACGCGCTCGGCGCCAGCCGAGGTGGCCATGCAGGTTGGGTTCGCCGACCAGGCCCACATGACGCGACATTTCAAGCGAACGATGGGGGTGACCCCCGCCCGATTCGCCGCGCGTTAG
- the moaA gene encoding GTP 3',8-cyclase MoaA — translation MSTLFHLPLAPASATRDERAQPRAVRLSLTDRCDLACLYCRPNRHDGYLERRLDLDAWATMAAGLVRAGVRRVRLTGGEPLLHRDVVQVIERLAALPLEDLALTTNATRLAKLARPLRDAGLRRITVSLDTLDAERFARLTRGGDLDTVLAGIDAACAAGFDEVKLNAVVLRGENDEELPELLRYAWDRGIVPRFLEVMLIGEGATMRDRVVPAAEMRARLAEWLVDETPVREQDRGPARYVRARHDARLKVGFISGTSDTYCKGCDRLRVSSDGTLRPCLATNDGLSAEDAARAGDEIRIDTLVHEAWKMKPDGETFRGCTEESAASVSIRAIGG, via the coding sequence ATGAGCACGTTGTTTCATCTCCCCCTTGCACCAGCAAGCGCCACTCGAGACGAGCGCGCCCAGCCTCGAGCCGTACGGCTTTCCCTAACGGATCGGTGCGATCTCGCGTGCCTCTACTGCCGCCCGAACCGGCACGATGGGTACCTCGAGCGCCGGCTCGATCTCGATGCGTGGGCTACCATGGCCGCTGGGCTCGTTCGCGCCGGGGTGCGGCGGGTGCGCCTCACCGGCGGCGAGCCGCTGCTTCATCGCGACGTGGTGCAAGTCATCGAGCGCCTGGCCGCCCTCCCGCTGGAAGATCTCGCGCTCACCACGAATGCCACGCGCCTGGCCAAGCTTGCGCGCCCGCTTCGGGACGCCGGCCTTCGGCGCATCACCGTGTCGCTCGACACGTTGGATGCCGAGCGCTTTGCGCGGCTGACGCGCGGAGGAGATCTCGACACGGTGCTCGCAGGCATCGACGCAGCATGCGCGGCCGGCTTCGACGAGGTGAAGCTCAACGCCGTCGTGCTTCGCGGTGAGAACGACGAAGAGCTGCCCGAGCTTCTCCGCTACGCGTGGGATCGCGGCATCGTGCCGCGCTTCCTCGAGGTGATGCTCATCGGCGAGGGCGCCACCATGCGCGACCGCGTCGTCCCCGCCGCCGAGATGCGCGCACGCCTCGCCGAGTGGCTCGTCGACGAGACGCCCGTGCGCGAGCAGGATCGAGGCCCCGCGCGGTACGTGCGCGCCCGCCACGACGCCCGGCTCAAGGTCGGTTTCATCAGCGGCACCAGCGACACCTATTGCAAGGGCTGCGATCGCCTCCGCGTCTCCAGCGACGGAACGCTGCGCCCGTGCCTCGCCACGAACGACGGCCTTTCCGCGGAAGACGCCGCGCGCGCCGGCGATGAAATCCGCATCGATACGCTGGTGCACGAGGCGTGGAAGATGAAGCCCGACGGCGAGACCTTCCGCGGGTGCACCGAAGAAAGCGCCGCGTCGGTATCCATCCGGGCCATCGGCGGATGA
- a CDS encoding molybdenum cofactor biosynthesis protein MoaB, giving the protein MASDTRKLSIATVTVSDTRTKDTDESGTILAERLLAAGFSVVEHHIVPDDPDQVSALVRRLAASDIEAVVLTGGTGIAPRDNTYEVLDGMFDKRLDGFGEAFRRLSWDTIGPRAILSRATAGIIGKVVVFSLPGSPNAVRLAVDSIIAKTLEHAVALVSGKKVKHHHHHREGQ; this is encoded by the coding sequence ATGGCAAGCGACACACGCAAGTTAAGCATCGCAACGGTGACGGTGAGCGATACGCGGACGAAGGACACGGACGAGTCTGGCACAATCCTGGCGGAACGTCTTCTTGCGGCGGGTTTTTCCGTGGTGGAGCACCACATCGTTCCTGACGATCCCGACCAGGTGAGCGCGCTCGTCCGCCGCTTGGCAGCTTCCGACATCGAGGCCGTCGTCCTCACAGGCGGGACAGGCATCGCCCCGCGGGACAACACGTACGAGGTGCTCGACGGGATGTTCGACAAGCGCCTCGACGGCTTCGGCGAAGCTTTTCGCCGCCTCTCGTGGGACACCATCGGGCCCCGCGCCATTCTGTCCCGCGCCACGGCCGGCATCATCGGCAAGGTCGTCGTTTTTTCGCTGCCCGGCAGCCCCAACGCCGTGCGTCTCGCCGTCGATTCCATCATCGCGAAGACGCTGGAGCACGCGGTCGCGTTGGTCTCGGGCAAAAAGGTGAAGCATCATCACCATCATCGGGAAGGTCAGTAA
- the moaD gene encoding molybdopterin converting factor subunit 1, translating to MQVRVLYFAAVRELVGRDEEALELPSDVTTIGAFYTHIASVHPELAGRMGHVRIARNEAFATQEETITPGDVLALIPPVSGG from the coding sequence ATGCAGGTACGCGTTCTCTATTTTGCAGCGGTGCGCGAGCTCGTGGGCCGCGATGAAGAGGCCCTGGAGCTTCCCAGCGACGTCACCACGATAGGTGCATTTTACACGCACATTGCCTCCGTTCATCCCGAGCTCGCCGGCCGCATGGGCCACGTTCGCATCGCGAGGAACGAAGCCTTCGCCACGCAGGAGGAGACAATCACGCCGGGGGATGTGCTCGCGCTGATTCCGCCCGTCTCGGGAGGTTAG
- a CDS encoding molybdenum cofactor biosynthesis protein MoaE: MLLDIREEPISSDEAVRDVSHAGAGGVTTFLGVVREQNEGRAVVKLEYQAYVPMARAELVRIAEEIEREIPGVRLAALHRVGALAVGDIAVVCAASAPHRGEAFKACRLLIDRIKERVPIWKREYGPEGAWWVGWVDARCGHDHEH, from the coding sequence ATGCTGCTCGACATTCGAGAAGAGCCCATTTCATCGGACGAGGCCGTGCGCGACGTTTCGCACGCGGGCGCCGGCGGCGTCACGACGTTCCTCGGGGTGGTGCGCGAGCAGAACGAAGGCCGCGCTGTCGTCAAGCTGGAGTACCAGGCCTACGTGCCCATGGCGCGCGCCGAACTCGTGCGCATCGCCGAGGAAATCGAACGCGAGATCCCCGGCGTGCGCCTCGCGGCACTGCATCGCGTGGGCGCCTTGGCGGTCGGCGACATCGCCGTCGTCTGCGCCGCCAGCGCCCCCCACCGCGGCGAAGCCTTCAAGGCCTGCCGTCTGCTCATCGACCGCATCAAAGAGCGCGTTCCCATCTGGAAACGCGAGTACGGCCCCGAGGGCGCGTGGTGGGTCGGCTGGGTCGACGCCCGCTGCGGCCACGATCACGAACACTAA
- the moaC gene encoding cyclic pyranopterin monophosphate synthase MoaC: MKATRLTHLNEQGEAHMVDVGAKDITVRQACARARVTMQRATVRLLREGKAPKGDVLAAARIAGIMAAKRTPELIPLCHGIALTRVTIEATFRADGVDIECRTEARDRTGVEMEAMVGASVAALTLYDMLKAVDRAISYEVALLEKTGGKSGDYTRQARKRKP; this comes from the coding sequence ATGAAGGCAACGCGTCTCACGCACCTGAATGAACAGGGCGAAGCCCACATGGTCGACGTCGGCGCGAAAGACATCACCGTGCGCCAGGCGTGTGCCCGCGCGCGCGTAACCATGCAGCGCGCGACGGTGCGCCTGCTTCGCGAGGGCAAGGCGCCCAAAGGCGACGTGCTCGCCGCCGCACGCATCGCAGGAATCATGGCGGCGAAGCGCACGCCGGAGCTGATTCCGCTATGCCACGGGATCGCGCTCACGCGCGTGACCATCGAGGCGACATTCCGCGCGGACGGGGTCGACATCGAGTGCAGGACGGAGGCGCGCGACCGCACCGGCGTCGAAATGGAAGCGATGGTCGGCGCCAGTGTGGCGGCGCTCACGCTTTACGACATGCTCAAGGCGGTGGACCGCGCCATCTCGTACGAGGTGGCCTTGCTCGAGAAGACCGGCGGCAAGAGCGGCGATTACACGCGACAGGCGCGAAAGCGGAAACCATAG
- a CDS encoding molybdopterin molybdotransferase MoeA: MGAERVGLEEAAGRVLAEDVLCPVDVPAFDGSVMDGYAVRAADFAGDGPWEFPVRGESRAGEPLDALAPNTVARIFTGAPIPAQADAVVMQEHVERDGDRARFTRKVSAGHFVRKRGDDLRAGSVAVAKGTRLRPAHVALAATVDRAWLTVMRRPRVVLLATGDELRSPGTPGPVGSIAESNTLGLAAMARRAGATVAVAPLVPDNLDATMQAFEAALADADVVISVGGVSVGDHDRVRPALEAIGVQLDFYKVAMKPGKPLALGKRGNTVVLGLPGNPVSAMVTFAFFGVPLLRAMQGDGDPLPRAWRARSGRAMTREPGRLEFARASLVREGASWIVTSLENQASGAVAMLARANALMVIPAERTELAEGEDVEVYLLEELGA, translated from the coding sequence ATGGGTGCCGAACGCGTAGGGCTCGAGGAGGCCGCCGGGCGCGTGCTGGCGGAAGACGTGCTCTGCCCGGTCGACGTTCCCGCCTTCGATGGCAGCGTGATGGACGGCTATGCCGTGCGCGCGGCGGACTTCGCGGGCGATGGGCCGTGGGAATTTCCCGTGCGCGGGGAAAGCCGCGCGGGCGAGCCGCTCGATGCCCTGGCGCCGAACACGGTGGCGCGCATCTTCACGGGCGCGCCGATCCCGGCGCAGGCCGATGCGGTGGTCATGCAGGAGCACGTGGAACGCGATGGCGATCGCGCGCGGTTCACGCGCAAGGTGAGCGCGGGGCACTTCGTGCGCAAGCGCGGCGACGATCTGCGGGCAGGCTCGGTGGCGGTGGCCAAGGGCACGCGTTTGCGGCCGGCTCACGTGGCCCTGGCCGCGACCGTCGATCGCGCATGGCTCACGGTGATGCGGCGGCCGCGGGTGGTGCTCTTGGCGACGGGCGACGAGCTTCGTTCGCCGGGAACGCCGGGCCCGGTCGGTTCGATTGCGGAGTCGAACACCCTGGGCCTCGCAGCCATGGCGCGGCGCGCGGGTGCGACCGTCGCGGTGGCACCGCTGGTGCCGGACAATCTGGACGCAACGATGCAAGCCTTCGAGGCGGCACTCGCCGATGCCGACGTGGTCATCTCCGTGGGCGGCGTGAGCGTGGGCGATCATGATCGCGTGCGGCCGGCACTGGAGGCGATCGGGGTGCAGCTCGATTTTTACAAGGTGGCCATGAAGCCGGGCAAGCCGCTGGCGCTGGGCAAGCGCGGGAATACGGTGGTCCTGGGGCTGCCGGGAAATCCGGTGTCGGCGATGGTGACGTTTGCCTTCTTCGGTGTGCCGCTGCTTCGCGCGATGCAAGGCGACGGCGATCCGCTTCCGCGCGCGTGGCGGGCCCGAAGCGGCCGCGCGATGACGCGCGAACCGGGTCGGCTCGAGTTCGCGCGGGCGTCGCTGGTGCGCGAAGGGGCATCGTGGATCGTCACGAGCCTGGAGAACCAGGCAAGCGGCGCGGTGGCGATGCTGGCACGCGCCAACGCATTGATGGTCATACCGGCGGAGCGCACCGAGCTCGCCGAGGGAGAGGACGTCGAAGTGTATCTGCTCGAGGAACTCGGGGCATGA
- the genX gene encoding EF-P lysine aminoacylase GenX → MKQLRRRAELLRQVRAFFDARDFLEVETPLLIPSPGLDLHLQAFQVGTRYLSTSPEYQMKRLLAEGYERIYQITRAFREGEFGSRHNPEFSMLEFYRANAGVDDVMKDTEDLVEAVTGGEVVLGDRRISTRAPFARMTVCEAFEAYAKVTPEETLEMARSDEDRFFFTLVDQVEPRIAELDHAVFLTEYPASQASLARKKASDPRVAERFEAYVAGVELCNGFGELTDPVEQRGRFEQDQRERRARGLPVYPIDERFLEALERGMPPSGGNAVGLDRLIAVASGTTEIRNVMAFADDEL, encoded by the coding sequence GTGAAACAGCTGCGGCGACGCGCGGAGCTCCTGCGGCAGGTGCGGGCCTTCTTCGACGCGCGCGATTTTCTCGAGGTGGAGACGCCGCTGCTCATTCCCTCCCCCGGCCTGGATCTGCACCTGCAAGCCTTCCAAGTCGGCACGCGCTACCTGAGCACCTCGCCCGAGTACCAGATGAAGCGCCTTTTGGCCGAAGGCTACGAGCGCATCTACCAAATCACGCGCGCGTTTCGCGAAGGGGAATTCGGCTCGCGGCACAACCCCGAGTTCAGCATGCTCGAATTTTATCGGGCCAACGCCGGGGTCGACGACGTGATGAAGGACACCGAGGACCTCGTCGAGGCGGTGACCGGCGGTGAAGTGGTGCTCGGCGATCGACGCATCTCCACGCGCGCACCGTTCGCGCGCATGACGGTGTGCGAAGCCTTCGAGGCGTACGCCAAGGTCACACCGGAGGAGACGCTGGAAATGGCGCGCTCCGACGAGGACCGATTCTTCTTCACCTTGGTCGACCAAGTCGAACCGCGCATCGCGGAGCTCGACCACGCCGTGTTCCTCACCGAGTACCCGGCGTCGCAAGCGTCGCTCGCACGCAAAAAAGCCAGCGACCCACGCGTGGCCGAGCGGTTCGAGGCGTACGTGGCCGGCGTCGAGCTCTGCAACGGTTTTGGCGAGCTCACGGATCCCGTCGAGCAGCGCGGGCGCTTCGAGCAGGATCAACGCGAGCGACGGGCGCGCGGCCTGCCGGTGTACCCCATCGACGAGCGATTCCTCGAGGCGCTCGAACGCGGCATGCCCCCGTCGGGCGGCAACGCCGTGGGGCTGGATCGGCTGATTGCCGTCGCGTCGGGCACGACGGAGATCCGCAACGTGATGGCCTTCGCCGACGACGAGTTATAG